TCAACATCTCTGTTATACAAATATGGATTTTGTAAGTCACTTTACATTATTGTCCATTACCTAATTGATTGCTTTAAATTAatgcataatttactttattttaacaacaataggcatatgattgagacaagtatgcgagcgagGAATGCCTCTATGTATAGATTCCTCAAGCCACAGTCCATACAGAGATCTGGACAATCATAATTTGAATAAGATGATTATATCAAAAAATGGATGTAAAATTTACAAAGAGATGTCTACTTAGGAGCCTATTTAAATGACTAAGTAAaactaaacaaattaatttaaataatgtatgcactataataacttaatgttcTCGTATATAGTGCATATTGGCAAATGGTCGTTATCTGTCCTAAGGACAATGTTGTCGTCTAGTTCTGTTCGTTACACAATAAGTCCAACAACTACTTGAAAggaattattaataggttaattGCATTTTGTAAGACATTTactttatcattaatatatgacatcaatattttaaaattgtacaATATGAAATGGATTGCAactaaagtaagtcatttaaacaatggTTGATgtctaaaattacattttattattgtgTACACTAATTTTTGGTTAACTTTGAATATCTTACTCAAGTTAGTGTAATAAGCCAAGAGAAAACACTGAGTGTGACTTCTatgtgatgcattggatgtcaatGATAGTCCCTGAAGGTTTTAAGAATTACTTATCCAAGAGCATTAGAACCAGAGAGACTAAAGTCAATTCGCATTCAGTGGGCAAGATTTTATgtcaaagttaaaaatgaaacaccaGGTGTTTAAGAAATTTTACAATTGTATATATAgttatgtttaattatatttggttATGGAAGGTGATTTTATGTATTGACATTATTGTTATCTTTAACTATTTCTTATAATTGCTAATAATTATTGaatagtaatataaaaatttgaacgGGCAAATTGTTTGGGTTGGTCTGTTTCTAAATTTGCAGTTTTGggtagtattaaaaaaaacaaacaggatataaaaaaatacaaaaaataacatcggtgatctgaaaaaaaaaactgatgtggTGAGTGCaccaaaaaatcgatgttgtcagGTGTACGACAATATTGATTTTTCTTAAAAGTATGTTAACTGATGCACTGCAAtatttttttgcatattttaccttttttgtttattgtttattatacgacattgatttttctaaaaaatcgatATTGTATattgtatgttaacatcgattttcaaaaaACAGACCGTTAACATCGATAGtatcaacatcggttaaaaatcgatgttaaaagtaaaaataaataaaaataatgttaaaaacctattttctagtagtgtgttataatatcatgaaaatatgaaatgcttaattgtagtattttttctttaaaaaaaaaactataaactttTAATGTCACCACAAGGTCCGAAAATTAACGTCATGGCTCCCCTCTTCTGATAGGAAAAGGATATTGAATAGCATGGAAAATCTTCGAACTTAAACCTAAATGCCTACGCACTAGCTCAATCTCAAGCTAATTTACCATCTCTTGGTACAGAAAAATGACTCAGAAGGATAGGCTCGGACCCTATTTGTACATGGCAGTGCCCTGAATGAATCCAAGTTTGGCTGTCTAATCTGCAAGAAAAGCAAGTTAGTGGATGCATATATTTAGCATTAGTAGGATTTTAATAGATCTCGTTCTAAGTTACAATACTAGTTGCATAACACGAAGTGAAATAAGAGCTTTATTGCTAACTAGAGTAATGATAAATTCACCagttattaataagaaaatgtgGTACGTATAAATAATCGATTGATATATGAACGCAGTTTTAACAACAAAAGTTATATATAGCATGCACTGTCTTAAGAAGTTAAAGGGAATTTACGATGGCTTTAATTAATACTGTTAAAGTAATATGTGAATCCATcttatatgtatgtattattCTCCCTGTTAACAAATTGTTTCCTATATTGTATAATACACATAACTGAAGTGACCGCGACAGAAATAAAAGCACTAATTAATACAACTAAAAACTAGTAATACTATTAAACTTACCAGGGTCAGGTGGGGGAATTTGGGATAGATGTATAAGAACTTAGATTTGCtcgttattatcattattatacaccaaaatatatatagcagaactagtataaaatttcaatcaattatcATCTATGAAATTATATGATTACATGACACAATTAATCACTAAGTTACCAAACGGTCACGACAGGGAAATATATTACAAAACACATTCTAAAGTCAATTTAATTCCCAACATCTAacatattttaatcaatttagcCTCATcccaaatattaatttattttttttagaaaagggCTGTAGACTGCTGCAGGACCAAGATTATATTAACAAAAGACTAAAAAGAAGAGACATGGGGAGACCATACCAAGCCCATGAATACATCAAAAGAAACCAGTAAGAAGATAATCCTAGACCATTTTTGTGAAAGTCCTCCAAACAGAAATTGGGAACAATGCCTGACCAACAAAAAGATCTAATCTGTATAGCACGATTAGCTAAGGAGTTTGCACAAAAGTTTCATTTCCTCTAAATATGAGaaactctaaaataaaaaagattaagaagAGCCAAATAGTTTTTTCATCTATTAATCAAGCACCAGGAGACGCACACACTAACATCaagaactaaattaattttaaaatcaaaaaccaaaattttctttttgtcattgtcaATGACGAAAGAAACTTACTAATCGATAGTGTTTTACTCAATTTCGCATTCATTGCGTTTGAAAATGTAGATAATAACTGTGTCATAAGTTAGATTTAAATCTCCCATATAAACTCTCACAAATCCTGAAAGAAGCATAAAATAGCCaccaaaggtttttttttaagaaaccaaACATTGATTTGATAcgcacaaaatattttataggaaaaatatGCTTTTACATCAACAAATACccaagaataagaagaagataGAAAGAAATATATCAATGTGCATGTTTCTGTATAGGTGTTTCCAACAAACTCATCACATTCCAAGACACAACGtcaaagttttaaatttgttacttgtgttttgtgttttgtttattGGAATTCGTGTGATTCTATTTTCAACTCTGAAACAAACACGTTGTTtgtacacataataataatttatatttttaatcaagtaatttaaattttaaatcgtGATTAgtagttaaatataaaataaatctgtggaaagaaaaatatttatgtgaTCACGGTTCtccatgaaaagaaagaaagaaagaaagatctAATAATTTCGGCCAAATTGTATAATATCTCTTTCTATAGAGAGATTTAAATTTACTTTACCTAGAAAAGAGAGCGGTTAAGGCCAAGCAGCGGAAGTAATAGCATGAGCGAACTCCTGAAAGTTGATCATGCCATCGCCGTCGGTATCAGCCTCTTTGATCATCCCGGTCAGCTCCTCGACGGTGAGGGCGTGGCCAAGCCTGGCCATGGAGTGAGCCAACTCCGCCGCAGTGATGAGGCCGTTCCCGTCCCGGTCGAACATTCGGAACAGATGCCTCAACTGGTCTTCAGTGTAGTGCGACTTGGCCGGCAGAAGATCCGGCGCCACCAGCGCGACGAACTCCGAGAACTCCACCATCCCGTTGTTGTTGGTGTCCGCCCTCTGAATAAAGCCCTCCAGTTGCTCCGCACTCGGCTTCAGACCAAGCGACCGCAGAAGCGAACTCAGCTCCAACTGCGTCAGGCTCCCGTCGTTGTTCCGATCGAACGACCGAAAGATTTCTCGCAATTCTGCGATTTGCTCCTCGTCCAATTTCACCATCTGCTTTTTGCTCATCTCTTCTAAAGGAATATAATAATGCGTTTCTCTCTTTGCGGTATGTGTGTGGAGGTAACAGGCTTTGGATGTGGTTGAGCTTCCTTTTTGCCCAAATGTAGGATCTGTTTTGAATGCCCAAAGGAAGAACAATTCAGAGATTAAAACTATAGAGAGAGGTCttgtaaataaaatactatAGGCAGACAACGAAGATGTTGAATTTTTTATGGATATATTATTCCTTTTCATCTCAAAGTCAAACCATAGGggaaaaaagtatattattaatcatcattaataatttattggaATGCCAAGCATCCAGGCGGGAGGTAGATGGATTGGATGTTGTCTCTCCAATTTTCGACTTCCACTCCTTAAATGTTTCTCATATGAtgggttgaaatttttttatcctcgTCCTCACCAcattctttgatttttaaaataagttttttttaaaaaatttattaaaaatttgattttaaaaaaattgatgattatatatttatttttatctacttatatatcaataaattcatCCATAGTACAtttgtctataaaaaaatttaagaaaaaaaattttaaattatataataattctaaaataaaactagcaagtaataaataaaatttaaataatttcatgttGAACGAGAATACAGATAACAAGTAGTGACATTCTCATCTCCACCCaacccttaaaaaaaattggataatcCTTAAattcacccttaaaaaaaattggataatcCTTAAATCCAAATTCGCATCCGATCAAAGAGTATTTCCCTTTAAAGTGAGGGTGGGTACGGGTTCCATTGCATGATTAATTTTTCCGTAAATTTGTTCAAtgctattatttaaattttggtgtaatttattattttatctaaatttgtttcatgtgtattttttttaagaaggttTTGATAAGATGAGGAAATTGCAGGCAGATAGGCGGGAATTGCGTGACCAGTTCCCACGTTATCCTTGCTGGCCGCAGTCACCGTTACAATTTGTCTATTACTCTTTTGACCATACTCGGTCTATTTGAGAATAGTGGAGCACCTGTCATGGTGGCCCatgaaactttaaaaaaaataaaaattgggacAAAACTATCATGTAATGTAACAGAAAAACAactttatcatttttcatttacatgattcttttttgttatgGGGAAATGTTCTGGTTTCTGGTGATCTACGTTCTAGGGGATCCCTTGATTTGAAAGCTATGTTCAGATTGAAATATAGTTACAAAGGTGATAAGCTGTTAGACATATATAGTTACGATGTAGGGAGAGTACAATAGGGTTAAGTGGTTAAGTTCTTACGTGAACATGCATAAAGCCACCATCATTGAATAGTTTTATTGGGGGGTGGGGTCCTTTTGGGTTTTAATCCAGATGTAAAGCATAAACAAGTGGAAATACAATGAAACACTTGGTTGCGAGCACGAAACCGTGAACTGATGATGTAAAACAAaagcaataatttttaaaattatatatatagagagagagaatagTGTTCATTTTTACTCTAATTTCCAATGCACCTTTGTTCAATGTTTCTAAAAGTGAACTATTGAATCAATAAAAGGACTGACTCACGGTTGTTGAATAGTTTAAGTATGGTTAAACTAAAATGGAATAggtaacaataaaatataattttaatattatataatatattaaataatataattataagaaaattggatcaaataattgataaagTTAGTGGATATTTTACACTGATAATATGGTTAACAGAAAAATAGTAAAGGTGGatacaaaaataggttttattatttttaaacaaaaggtacttttgatattaaaaaatagagaagtGTAAGGAATATGTTATCTAACATTATTATTggttaaaagttattgaaaattataaaatcgaGAAAAAATCAAAcccataaaaatttataatgtataatagattttaataaataaaagagagtaTTAAAGAGTGCATTTGTGACATTTctctaaaacatatttaaaaaaaatagaaggaaagtcctaaacaaaattattgaatattaaGGGTacgtgtgtttggtttgcactgttttcatttttaaaagattagaattctgaaaacatatttagtttgacttcttgttttctactttcagaaaataaaaacactgaaaggaaggaaatgtatttttagatttgtttaaaattatattccttGTCATCACGTTTccattttacccaaaatgaggttcctgttttcaactgaaaacgagattttattgtttttattttttggttcgcttggaaaaatattttttactgaaaatgttttcaaaaatccaaccaaacacatttccatcaccattttctatttctagtgAAAATGAAATTAGAAAACAACCAAACTAAATACTCCCTAATTAGCCCATACTATTTGCAATCACTTTTTATTTAGTAACCAtatgctttattttttaattctttgaattttttttccattttaccCTTTAATTTATTCAAGTACACATCTTTCCTCACACAATCACATCTATTTCCCTCCATTTTCCAATTATGGCAAACAACTCCCCCTCAATATCtctattttcctttctttgtgGTTGTTGTCCTCTCCCTTTAAGTATGTCCTCTCTAATTCTCACATAGCAAAGTTGTGACATGAATTTTGAAACTAAGCAAAGCCTAAACTTATTAtgcaaaattctatttttttagaacGGGTTGAGGGGGTAGGTGTAGTTGATATAAAGGAAGTAATAAATTAGGGTTTATTAGGATACATGCTTCAGGCTTCCGGAATATAATGGGATCTTCGTAAAGTGGATAATTATGAATGTTACAAAGAATTTGATTCAGTCCCCTTGATAAATTGTTGAGACATATCTAGGAGGTTTCAAAATGTGTTTACTCTTAGGTTCTTTGAGAACTGTGTTGTAAATCTATTGCAAATTTGAGaggtaataaaatttaaattattataatatttggtgaattttgcttttatttaaaaaaatgcttataTTTATGAAAGATTGTGATGAGCTAAAGATAGTCACTTATGGATGAAAGTTGAGAGTTGGCTGTGAATAACATCCATGTACAAGTTGTGGGGGAGACGTCTAGATTGACACTACTATTAGTTTATAGCTATTGCATATAGTGGACAAAATCTAGTACTTTCCACATGTCCTGAGAAGTAGCACTACTAATGGTACTTTCCATCTAGATTGACACTATGAGTTTGTTTGGATACAAAACTAAAAAGTCTTTTTGACAAGTTTTGAGAGCTTCTGTACGAGAAAAAGTTCTATATTTTTAGTAGAAAAACTCTCAAAAACACTTATACCTTGTATCCAAACAGgtaatatatgtttttgttgagcAGTAGCACAGGTACACCAATACTTTCACATGCTAGTTGGAGATATGACCATTTTTTATGATGTATCATAGTTCTTACATTACACCTATGATTAGtggctagttttttttttttttatgtcaatATTCAAAGACATCACTTGTGCGCATTTTGTGAAATTGCTGGGCGTGACCAAATAAAAGGAATTGATAAAAGAGTTTGGCAACTTAAGAAGCACACATTTGTCTAAGTCAACCGAGTGATGTGTACTAgccacacatgcaaaatcaataCTTTAATTATGTAGTGAGAGAGTTGTTCTCCTATGTGCGTTT
The nucleotide sequence above comes from Glycine soja cultivar W05 chromosome 11, ASM419377v2, whole genome shotgun sequence. Encoded proteins:
- the LOC114375317 gene encoding probable calcium-binding protein CML11, whose amino-acid sequence is MSKKQMVKLDEEQIAELREIFRSFDRNNDGSLTQLELSSLLRSLGLKPSAEQLEGFIQRADTNNNGMVEFSEFVALVAPDLLPAKSHYTEDQLRHLFRMFDRDGNGLITAAELAHSMARLGHALTVEELTGMIKEADTDGDGMINFQEFAHAITSAAWP